The following are from one region of the Edwardsiella tarda ATCC 15947 = NBRC 105688 genome:
- the pagP gene encoding lipid IV(A) palmitoyltransferase PagP, with translation MHRYISALASLCAFSAWGASAASPSVLDTLRDNVVQTWQQPQHYDFYLPAITWHARFAYSREKIDSYNERPWGAGFGQSRWDEKGNWHGLYLMAFKDSFNKWEPIGGYGWEATWRPIDGADFHWGAGYTLGVTMRDNWKYIPIPVVLPMASLGYGPVTMQMTYIPGTYNNGNVYFAWLRFQF, from the coding sequence ATGCATCGCTATATTTCCGCGCTGGCCTCGCTCTGCGCGTTTTCCGCCTGGGGGGCGTCTGCGGCATCGCCGAGCGTATTGGATACCCTGCGCGATAATGTGGTTCAGACCTGGCAGCAACCGCAACATTATGATTTTTACCTCCCCGCGATTACCTGGCATGCCCGTTTCGCCTACAGTCGCGAGAAGATCGACAGTTACAACGAGCGGCCATGGGGCGCGGGTTTCGGCCAGTCGCGCTGGGACGAGAAGGGGAACTGGCATGGCCTGTATCTGATGGCGTTCAAGGACTCGTTTAACAAGTGGGAGCCGATCGGGGGCTATGGCTGGGAGGCGACCTGGCGGCCGATCGACGGCGCGGACTTCCACTGGGGGGCGGGTTATACCCTGGGGGTCACCATGCGCGATAATTGGAAATACATTCCCATTCCGGTGGTGTTGCCGATGGCCTCGTTGGGCTATGGACCGGTGACGATGCAAATGACCTACATTCCAGGTACCTACAATAACGGTAACGTCTATTTCGCCTGGCTACGCTTTCAGTTTTAA
- a CDS encoding PP2C family protein-serine/threonine phosphatase yields MGVVAENSLLADTVLIVDDSPGYRRLLATILARWHYRVIEAEDGEQALACLARHQVHIVISDWEMPLMDGATLCRAIRARDYGHYVYLILLTIRQSSEDLVAGMEAGADDFLTKPLNQGQLRSRLHAAQRIISLESTLAARNATLAHAYQQIESDLQAAAAMQRSLLPGHDQILNGVHADWLFLPSTYVSGDLLNYFMLDTHHLGFYCVDVAGHGVSAAMLAQSVAREFNSALLTHSLLFSAQDASPAPPQAVAGELNRRFCLEQQDDGIVRYFTLIYGVLDTRDGRLRLCQAGHPTPLWLQAEGGLRRVGDGGLPIGLFDWATYEEQALTLAPGDRLCLYSDGISECYSPQGEQFGEARLCQLLQAQRRATVPEALATLAEALAQWHSPEAAMPRQPFADDISLLMITRCAASGASREERV; encoded by the coding sequence ATGGGCGTGGTGGCAGAGAACTCCTTGCTGGCCGACACGGTATTGATCGTGGATGATTCGCCGGGCTATCGTCGCCTGTTAGCGACGATCCTGGCGCGTTGGCACTACCGAGTGATCGAGGCGGAGGATGGCGAGCAGGCTCTGGCCTGTTTGGCGCGCCACCAGGTCCACATCGTGATCAGCGACTGGGAGATGCCGCTGATGGATGGTGCCACGCTGTGCCGCGCCATTCGCGCCCGGGATTATGGTCACTATGTCTACCTGATCCTGCTGACCATTCGCCAGTCGAGCGAGGATCTGGTGGCGGGGATGGAGGCCGGCGCCGATGATTTCCTGACCAAACCCCTCAATCAAGGACAGTTGCGGAGCCGCTTACATGCCGCGCAGCGCATCATCTCATTGGAGAGTACCCTGGCGGCCCGCAACGCCACCCTGGCGCACGCCTACCAACAGATCGAGTCCGACCTTCAAGCCGCCGCCGCCATGCAGCGTAGCCTGCTGCCTGGTCACGATCAGATCCTCAACGGCGTCCATGCTGACTGGTTGTTCCTGCCTTCGACCTATGTGTCCGGCGATCTGCTGAACTACTTCATGTTGGATACCCATCATCTGGGATTTTATTGCGTGGATGTGGCCGGTCACGGCGTCAGCGCCGCGATGCTGGCGCAGTCGGTCGCGCGCGAGTTTAACAGCGCCTTATTGACGCACAGCCTATTGTTTAGCGCGCAGGATGCCAGCCCGGCGCCGCCACAGGCCGTCGCCGGGGAGTTAAATCGCCGCTTCTGTCTGGAGCAGCAGGATGATGGCATCGTGCGTTACTTCACCCTGATCTATGGGGTGCTGGATACCCGTGACGGGCGGCTGCGCTTATGTCAGGCCGGGCATCCGACGCCACTCTGGTTGCAGGCGGAGGGCGGGCTGCGTCGCGTCGGTGACGGCGGTTTGCCGATCGGTTTATTCGACTGGGCAACCTATGAGGAGCAGGCGTTGACCCTGGCGCCGGGCGACCGCCTCTGTCTGTACAGTGACGGCATTAGCGAATGCTATAGCCCGCAGGGCGAGCAGTTTGGCGAGGCGCGCCTGTGCCAGCTATTGCAGGCGCAGCGGCGGGCGACGGTCCCCGAGGCCTTGGCGACGTTGGCCGAGGCGCTGGCGCAGTGGCATAGCCCTGAGGCGGCGATGCCGCGTCAGCCGTTTGCCGATGATATTTCCTTGTTGATGATTACCCGTTGCGCCGCCTCAGGCGCCTCGCGGGAGGAGCGCGTATGA
- a CDS encoding STAS domain-containing protein — protein MNIAVEEWEGVTVVAPLIRRLDASVAGVFRQEVVSLIEQGHHQLLLDFSQVDFIDSSCLGALVSLLKLLNNRGDLRLCGLNDNILGMFRITRMDRVFHIGADRQQALARPHT, from the coding sequence ATGAATATTGCCGTGGAAGAGTGGGAAGGGGTGACCGTCGTTGCGCCCTTGATTCGCCGTTTGGATGCCTCGGTGGCCGGGGTCTTTCGCCAGGAGGTGGTGTCGCTGATCGAGCAGGGGCACCACCAGTTACTGCTCGACTTTAGCCAGGTGGATTTTATCGATAGTAGCTGCCTGGGGGCGTTAGTCTCATTGTTGAAGTTATTGAATAATCGCGGCGATCTGCGTTTGTGTGGCCTAAATGACAATATCCTCGGCATGTTTCGCATTACACGCATGGATCGGGTCTTTCACATCGGCGCCGATCGGCAGCAGGCGCTGGCGCGCCCTCATACCTGA
- a CDS encoding ATP-binding protein, whose amino-acid sequence MKLRSYSFPLAANLESLALLGAALQEFFQGAPPDALFQLELAANEAFSNIVRHGQCGAHPVRVTLARKPRYLEVVLLDRGRPIPAAALQPMAPDPQRDDPQSWPEHGMGILLIRQMTDEYRYRPGGMGNEQRLIKYVLPRRQS is encoded by the coding sequence ATGAAGCTGCGTAGCTACTCCTTTCCGCTGGCGGCCAACCTGGAGAGCCTGGCTCTGCTGGGGGCGGCGTTGCAGGAGTTTTTTCAGGGTGCGCCGCCGGATGCGTTGTTTCAACTCGAATTGGCCGCCAACGAGGCCTTTAGCAACATCGTGCGCCATGGTCAGTGTGGGGCGCATCCGGTACGGGTGACGCTGGCGCGTAAGCCGCGTTACCTGGAGGTGGTGTTGCTCGATCGTGGCCGCCCGATCCCGGCGGCGGCGTTGCAGCCGATGGCGCCCGATCCACAACGCGACGATCCACAGAGTTGGCCGGAGCATGGGATGGGAATACTGCTGATCCGGCAGATGACCGACGAGTATCGCTATCGTCCGGGTGGGATGGGGAACGAACAACGTTTGATTAAGTATGTGCTGCCGCGTCGGCAGTCGTGA
- a CDS encoding glycogen/starch/alpha-glucan phosphorylase, translated as MSYSEVAESSESRMQRQVVDALRHRLGIESAAANTRDWFNALALVVRDRLYDAYCQTYQRHCQQQRKRVYYLSMEFLIGQSLRFNLQNLGLYATAQAALAAEGQDLEALFDSEPDAALGNGGLGRLAACFMDSLATLDVAASGHGIKYEYGLFRQLIINDQQIEKPDEWHATASPWMVQHQTQSMLIPIYGRIEHGFDAQGNYNPMWLEWKVLLGIPNDYYVSGGEGKGVNRLRLYHAAASDSFDIAIFNQGDYLQAVGEKISSENISKILYPSDEILSGKELRLTQEYFLVACTVRDLLHDFFAEHDDIHQLSSWAAVHINDTHPALIVVELMRVLVDEYRIGWDEAWSLTCRTCSFTNHTLMAEALECWSLPLVERLLPRHLQLIYEINHRFLTAVSRGYPDEVARLLPRLSLIDESREKRLRMVNLATLGSHRVNGVSAIHSALVRDLLLPQFSRLSPEKFVNQTNGISHRRWLHLANPRLAALFTELIGPDWLDDPRRLTALSAYCADDQVVDRIRRIKSDNKLALSNEVYRRYRLALDPLAMFDVHAKRFHEYKRQLLNVLHIIYQYQRIQEGAELATPKIYFFAGKAAPRYTLAKLILQLVNCVARRISQLPRVNGVIRVIFLEDYSVSLAERLIPACDLSEQISMAGTEASGTSNMKFAMNGALLIGTLDGANIEIREAVGAENFYLFGHDTLQIAQLKAQGYRPYEVLWQQPALQAAIDTLISGELCADRTRFRPLYEMLTATDYYMHLVDFEGYRQAQQQAQSDFSQHREWYRRTLQGMSQMGGFSSDYTIEGYCRDIWHCVSQR; from the coding sequence ATGTCCTATTCTGAAGTAGCCGAAAGCAGTGAAAGCCGGATGCAACGTCAGGTGGTCGATGCATTGCGCCATCGTTTGGGCATCGAGTCGGCGGCGGCCAACACGCGCGATTGGTTCAATGCCTTGGCGCTGGTGGTGCGGGATCGTCTGTATGACGCCTACTGCCAGACCTATCAACGTCACTGCCAGCAACAGCGTAAACGGGTCTATTACCTGTCGATGGAGTTTCTGATCGGACAGTCGTTGCGTTTCAACCTGCAGAATCTTGGGTTGTACGCGACGGCGCAGGCGGCGTTGGCGGCCGAGGGGCAGGATCTGGAGGCATTGTTTGATAGCGAGCCGGATGCGGCGCTGGGCAACGGTGGCTTGGGGCGTCTGGCCGCCTGCTTTATGGATTCGTTAGCCACCCTGGATGTCGCCGCCAGCGGCCACGGCATCAAGTATGAGTATGGCCTGTTCCGCCAATTGATCATCAACGATCAACAGATCGAGAAACCGGATGAGTGGCACGCCACCGCCTCGCCCTGGATGGTGCAGCATCAGACTCAGAGCATGCTGATTCCGATCTATGGCCGCATCGAACACGGCTTCGATGCCCAGGGAAACTACAACCCGATGTGGTTGGAGTGGAAGGTGTTGCTGGGGATCCCGAACGACTACTATGTCAGTGGTGGCGAGGGCAAGGGGGTCAATCGCCTGCGGCTGTATCACGCCGCCGCATCCGACTCCTTCGATATCGCCATCTTCAATCAGGGCGATTACCTGCAGGCGGTCGGGGAGAAGATCAGCAGCGAGAATATCTCCAAGATCCTCTATCCCTCCGACGAGATCCTCAGCGGTAAGGAGTTGCGTCTCACCCAAGAGTATTTCCTGGTGGCCTGCACCGTACGCGATCTGCTGCATGACTTTTTCGCCGAACACGACGACATTCATCAGTTGTCCTCCTGGGCGGCGGTGCATATCAACGATACCCATCCAGCGTTGATCGTGGTCGAGCTGATGCGTGTGCTGGTCGACGAGTACCGCATCGGCTGGGATGAGGCCTGGTCGTTGACCTGCCGCACCTGCTCCTTCACCAACCATACCCTGATGGCGGAAGCCTTGGAGTGCTGGTCGCTGCCGCTGGTAGAGCGTTTGCTACCGCGCCATCTGCAATTGATCTATGAGATTAACCACCGCTTCCTGACGGCGGTCAGCCGTGGCTATCCCGATGAGGTGGCCCGCCTGCTGCCGCGCTTGTCGTTGATCGATGAGAGTAGGGAGAAGCGCCTGCGGATGGTCAACCTAGCGACCCTGGGGAGCCACCGGGTCAACGGCGTCTCCGCGATTCATTCGGCGTTGGTTCGTGACCTGCTGTTGCCGCAATTTAGTCGTCTGTCACCGGAGAAGTTTGTTAACCAGACCAATGGCATCTCGCATCGGCGCTGGCTGCATTTGGCGAACCCGCGTCTGGCGGCGCTTTTCACCGAGCTGATCGGGCCGGATTGGCTGGATGATCCCCGCCGTCTGACGGCGTTGTCGGCCTATTGCGCAGACGATCAGGTGGTGGATCGCATTCGCCGTATCAAGAGCGACAATAAGCTGGCGCTGAGCAACGAGGTCTACCGCCGCTACCGCCTGGCGCTCGATCCGCTGGCGATGTTTGACGTCCACGCCAAGCGTTTCCACGAATACAAGCGTCAGCTACTCAACGTGCTGCACATCATCTATCAATACCAGCGTATTCAGGAGGGGGCGGAGCTGGCGACGCCGAAGATCTACTTCTTCGCGGGGAAGGCGGCGCCGCGTTACACCCTGGCCAAGCTCATCTTACAGCTGGTCAACTGCGTGGCTCGGCGCATCAGCCAGTTGCCTCGGGTCAATGGGGTGATTCGGGTGATCTTCCTGGAGGATTACAGCGTCTCGCTGGCCGAGCGCTTGATCCCGGCCTGCGACCTGTCGGAACAGATCTCGATGGCCGGCACCGAAGCCTCCGGCACCAGCAACATGAAGTTCGCCATGAACGGGGCGTTGCTGATCGGGACGTTGGACGGCGCCAATATCGAGATCCGCGAGGCCGTGGGGGCCGAGAACTTTTATCTGTTCGGCCACGACACCCTGCAGATCGCCCAATTGAAGGCGCAAGGCTACCGCCCTTATGAAGTACTGTGGCAGCAACCCGCACTCCAAGCGGCGATCGATACGCTGATCTCCGGCGAACTGTGCGCCGATCGCACGCGCTTCCGGCCGCTATACGAGATGCTGACCGCCACGGATTACTATATGCATCTGGTCGACTTCGAGGGCTATCGTCAGGCTCAGCAACAGGCGCAGAGCGACTTCAGCCAGCATCGGGAGTGGTATCGTCGCACGCTACAGGGGATGAGTCAGATGGGGGGCTTTTCGAGCGATTACACCATCGAGGGTTATTGCCGCGACATCTGGCATTGCGTGTCTCAGCGCTGA
- a CDS encoding potassium transporter Kup, whose translation MSERMDADASNGKRLPILVFGALGIVFGDIGTSPLYTLKTVLTLAGNPHSPTMVLGLLSLVFWTLVIITSLKYALCVMRIDNHGEGGILALMSLLVRHKHSRPAIVTAALLGAALIYGDGAITPAISVLSALEGLNLVMPELNPYILPATVVILVVLFALQHLGTAKISKLFAPIMTLWFLSIAVLGIWGICRHPAVLLALNPYYAVHFMLSNGMLSFVVLGGVFLCVTGAEALYADMGHFGRRPIWCAWFGIVFPSLLLNYAGQAALVLSGADLSQNIFYLLCPSPLVLPLVVLATLATIIASQAIISGAFSMTRQAIQLGWLPRLQIKQTTEESYGQIYIGSINLMLMIVTLLLAIFFKTSENLASAYGIAVSLTMTLTSSLLFIAMREIWHWSLPRSLCAAGFFLCVDLLFLGANLTKLLDGGYIPLLLALAIFTLMLTWHQGGVLIRRKTQERMISLATFLNTIAAQNIPRVPGTAVFLTRSAAGVPSVMRLHVQRNGSLHRNVLLLTIQVDNVPYIAAHDRVTLTQITANLWRCTAHYGFMEHPNIPQLLSMPDFDHCAIDNAALTYYIGHESLMLKERNRAFPNWQRKIFHVMMRNSAHVTDYYYLPSDQVVELNRIVAM comes from the coding sequence ATGTCCGAGCGTATGGATGCGGACGCATCGAACGGCAAGCGTCTGCCGATCCTGGTATTTGGTGCGCTGGGCATCGTCTTCGGCGACATTGGCACCAGCCCACTGTATACCCTGAAAACGGTTCTCACCCTGGCCGGTAATCCCCACTCCCCCACGATGGTCCTGGGCCTCCTCTCCTTGGTGTTCTGGACCTTGGTGATCATCACCTCCCTCAAGTATGCGCTCTGCGTGATGCGCATCGACAACCACGGCGAAGGGGGAATTCTGGCACTGATGTCGTTATTGGTACGCCACAAGCATTCACGCCCGGCCATCGTGACCGCCGCCCTACTCGGCGCGGCGCTAATCTATGGCGATGGCGCCATCACCCCCGCCATCTCGGTGCTCTCGGCGCTGGAGGGGTTAAACCTGGTGATGCCGGAGCTTAACCCCTATATTCTACCGGCGACCGTGGTGATCCTGGTGGTGCTGTTCGCCTTGCAACACTTGGGCACCGCCAAGATCAGCAAGCTGTTCGCCCCCATCATGACGCTCTGGTTTCTCTCCATCGCCGTGCTGGGGATCTGGGGCATCTGCCGCCACCCCGCCGTCTTGCTGGCGCTGAACCCCTACTACGCGGTTCACTTTATGTTAAGCAACGGCATGCTGAGTTTCGTGGTGCTCGGCGGCGTCTTCCTGTGCGTCACCGGGGCGGAGGCGTTATACGCCGACATGGGTCACTTCGGCCGTCGCCCCATCTGGTGCGCCTGGTTCGGCATCGTCTTCCCCAGCCTGCTGCTAAACTACGCCGGTCAGGCGGCGCTGGTACTGTCCGGCGCCGATCTCAGCCAGAATATCTTCTACCTGCTCTGCCCCTCGCCGCTGGTCCTGCCATTAGTGGTTCTCGCGACACTGGCGACCATCATCGCCAGCCAGGCGATCATCAGTGGCGCCTTCTCCATGACGCGCCAAGCCATCCAGCTCGGCTGGCTGCCGCGCCTACAGATCAAGCAGACCACCGAAGAGAGTTATGGACAGATCTACATCGGCAGCATCAACCTGATGCTGATGATCGTCACCCTGTTGTTAGCGATCTTCTTCAAGACCTCCGAGAACCTGGCCTCCGCCTACGGCATAGCCGTGTCGCTGACCATGACCCTGACCTCGTCGTTGCTGTTTATCGCCATGCGGGAAATCTGGCATTGGTCGCTGCCGCGCAGCCTGTGTGCCGCAGGTTTCTTCCTGTGTGTGGATCTGCTCTTCCTCGGCGCCAACCTGACCAAGCTCCTGGACGGCGGCTATATTCCCCTGCTGCTGGCGCTGGCCATCTTCACCCTGATGTTGACTTGGCACCAGGGCGGGGTACTCATCCGGCGTAAGACGCAGGAGCGCATGATCTCGCTCGCCACCTTCCTCAACACCATCGCCGCACAGAACATCCCACGCGTTCCCGGCACCGCCGTGTTCCTGACCCGCTCGGCGGCGGGGGTACCGTCGGTGATGCGCCTGCATGTGCAGCGTAACGGCTCACTGCACCGCAACGTCCTGCTGCTGACGATTCAGGTCGACAACGTCCCCTACATCGCCGCGCACGATCGGGTGACGCTGACCCAGATCACCGCCAACCTGTGGCGCTGCACCGCCCACTACGGCTTTATGGAGCACCCCAACATTCCACAGCTGTTGAGCATGCCGGATTTCGATCACTGCGCGATCGACAACGCGGCCCTGACCTATTACATCGGCCACGAGTCGTTGATGCTCAAGGAGCGCAATCGCGCCTTCCCGAACTGGCAGCGTAAGATCTTCCACGTCATGATGCGCAATAGCGCCCATGTCACCGATTACTACTACCTACCCAGCGATCAGGTGGTCGAACTCAACCGCATCGTGGCGATGTAA
- a CDS encoding phosphoadenosine phosphosulfate reductase: MKKIPLPENVFVAAYSRMLWIFNTFPRVCLSFSGGKDSTVLLHIAAEVARQKKRRFFVLFIDWEVQFNYTIQHVAQMRDRYRDVVEHFFWVALPLTTASGVSQHETEWVCWQPDVEWVRQPPADAISDPAYFPFYYPGITFESFVVDFSLWLSQRKSMVTLVGIRADESLNRFMAVASRSKLRYAEDKPWTTASPDGFYYTAYPLYDWKVSDIWRFNAQQRLPYNPLYDLMYRAGVPLRQMRICEPFGPEQRKGLWLYHVLEPETWSRACSRVAGANSGALYANQSGEFYALNRQISKPAHHSWKSYAHYLLASMPQKTAEHYRNKIAIYLRWYQAHGYPQDIPDSQEKDLGAKDIPSWRRICKTMIKNDFWCRSLSFSPNRPQSYERYVKRIQAKRHQWEII, from the coding sequence ATGAAAAAGATCCCGTTGCCTGAGAATGTGTTTGTCGCAGCTTATTCACGGATGCTTTGGATATTTAATACCTTTCCACGTGTCTGCCTCTCTTTTTCCGGGGGGAAGGATTCGACGGTGTTGCTGCATATCGCCGCCGAGGTGGCGCGGCAGAAAAAACGTCGTTTCTTCGTGCTCTTTATCGACTGGGAGGTGCAGTTTAATTACACCATTCAACATGTGGCGCAGATGCGCGACCGTTACCGCGATGTGGTCGAGCATTTCTTTTGGGTGGCGCTGCCGCTGACCACGGCCAGCGGCGTCTCGCAACATGAGACGGAGTGGGTCTGTTGGCAACCGGATGTCGAATGGGTGCGTCAGCCACCGGCCGATGCGATTAGTGATCCGGCCTATTTTCCCTTTTATTATCCGGGGATCACCTTCGAAAGTTTTGTCGTCGATTTCTCCCTCTGGCTGTCGCAGCGTAAGAGCATGGTGACGCTGGTGGGGATCCGTGCCGATGAATCGCTGAACCGTTTTATGGCGGTCGCCTCGCGCAGTAAGTTGCGTTACGCTGAGGATAAACCCTGGACCACCGCCTCACCCGATGGTTTCTATTATACCGCCTACCCGTTGTATGACTGGAAGGTCAGCGATATCTGGCGTTTCAATGCACAGCAGCGTCTACCTTATAACCCCTTGTATGATCTGATGTATCGCGCCGGAGTACCGCTGCGCCAGATGCGTATCTGCGAGCCGTTCGGCCCGGAGCAGCGCAAGGGGTTATGGCTGTATCATGTGCTGGAGCCGGAGACATGGAGCCGCGCCTGCTCGCGGGTGGCCGGGGCCAACAGCGGTGCCCTCTATGCGAATCAGAGCGGTGAGTTTTACGCCTTGAATCGCCAGATCAGCAAACCCGCACACCATAGCTGGAAGAGTTATGCGCACTACCTGCTGGCCAGCATGCCGCAGAAGACGGCGGAGCACTACCGCAATAAGATCGCCATCTATCTGCGCTGGTATCAGGCGCACGGTTATCCGCAGGATATTCCCGATAGCCAGGAGAAGGATCTGGGAGCCAAAGATATTCCCTCTTGGCGTCGTATCTGCAAGACGATGATCAAGAATGATTTTTGGTGTCGATCGCTCTCCTTTAGTCCCAACCGGCCGCAATCCTATGAGCGTTATGTCAAGCGTATTCAGGCCAAGCGTCATCAATGGGAGATTATCTGA
- a CDS encoding IbrB-like domain-containing protein, protein MDLDALEQAIDTLLESQPDLAQRTALINRLRLRLHRHSPFAAEPVDCVLWVAAEQVEANDYNPNVMAPVEKRLLLRSLTSDGYTQPIVVVQQGSAASYVVVDGFHRYLLGSKKAALRQRLQGYLPVAQLPMERADEAARIAATIRHNRARGKHQIASMSDIVRDLHRLGWSEARIGEELGMDADEVLRLKQISGLSELFSEGDYSQAWTVL, encoded by the coding sequence ATGGACCTAGACGCGTTAGAGCAGGCTATCGATACCCTGCTGGAGTCCCAGCCGGATCTGGCACAGCGCACCGCGCTGATCAATCGTTTACGGTTACGGCTACATCGTCACAGTCCCTTCGCCGCCGAGCCGGTGGATTGTGTGTTATGGGTGGCGGCGGAACAGGTTGAGGCCAATGACTATAACCCCAACGTGATGGCGCCGGTGGAGAAGCGCCTATTGCTGCGCTCGCTAACGTCGGATGGCTATACCCAGCCGATCGTGGTGGTGCAGCAGGGGAGCGCGGCGAGCTATGTGGTAGTGGATGGCTTTCACCGCTACCTGCTGGGGAGCAAGAAGGCGGCGCTGCGTCAGCGGTTGCAGGGTTATCTGCCGGTGGCGCAATTGCCGATGGAGCGTGCCGACGAGGCGGCGCGCATCGCGGCCACCATTCGTCACAATCGTGCCCGGGGTAAGCATCAGATCGCCTCGATGTCGGACATCGTGCGTGATTTGCATCGTTTGGGGTGGAGTGAGGCGCGCATCGGCGAGGAGTTGGGCATGGATGCCGACGAGGTGTTACGCCTCAAACAGATCAGTGGGTTGAGTGAATTGTTCAGTGAGGGCGACTACAGCCAGGCGTGGACCGTGCTATAG
- a CDS encoding DUF302 domain-containing protein, giving the protein MIARTLFLLALCLPFIARAAAPQGDEMTLSQISPYDFAQTRQRLLTALQARQLTLFAELDHATAAQQNGLTMPPTTVLVFGNPKGGTPLMLAHPSLALDLPYRVLIARQEDGRVRVSYPDSRSYARHGLTPDELAQMAKMPAVVQAALQPDTH; this is encoded by the coding sequence ATGATCGCACGTACCCTGTTCTTACTGGCGCTATGCCTGCCGTTTATCGCCCGCGCCGCCGCCCCGCAAGGAGATGAGATGACCCTGAGCCAGATCAGTCCCTATGACTTCGCGCAAACCCGCCAACGCCTATTGACCGCCCTCCAGGCTCGCCAGCTCACCCTCTTCGCCGAACTGGATCACGCCACCGCCGCCCAACAAAATGGACTCACCATGCCGCCGACCACGGTATTGGTGTTCGGCAATCCCAAGGGGGGCACACCCCTGATGTTAGCGCACCCCTCCCTGGCGCTGGATCTGCCTTATCGAGTCCTGATCGCCCGCCAGGAGGATGGCCGCGTCCGAGTCAGCTACCCCGATAGCCGTAGCTACGCCCGCCATGGCCTCACCCCCGACGAACTGGCACAGATGGCCAAGATGCCCGCCGTGGTTCAGGCCGCCTTGCAACCCGACACGCACTAA
- a CDS encoding Ail/Lom family outer membrane beta-barrel protein, whose amino-acid sequence MKTRWRALSLLITMGITAPAMADAQTVSLGYAQAKVADFKNIAGVNLKYRYEWDSPLSLMTSFTYMSGSKSFEDKAGLDYSRGNGDVKYYSLAAGPAWRISDTVSLYGLVGVNVNKTTVSSTWREVSFGSYQEGSLQESRSKGAVMYGAGVQINPLANWSVDIGYEGSRVDLGGSKHSINGFNLGVGYRF is encoded by the coding sequence ATGAAAACACGCTGGCGTGCATTATCTCTGTTGATCACCATGGGTATCACAGCACCGGCCATGGCCGATGCGCAGACTGTTTCCTTGGGCTATGCCCAGGCGAAGGTCGCCGACTTTAAAAATATTGCCGGGGTCAATCTGAAGTACCGTTATGAGTGGGACTCTCCCTTGAGTCTGATGACCTCGTTTACCTATATGAGTGGCAGTAAGTCATTCGAAGATAAGGCGGGGCTGGATTATTCCCGTGGTAATGGCGATGTAAAATATTATTCTCTGGCCGCGGGCCCGGCCTGGCGCATCAGTGACACCGTTAGCCTCTATGGTTTGGTCGGCGTTAACGTCAATAAGACCACGGTATCGAGTACGTGGCGCGAGGTCTCGTTCGGCAGCTATCAAGAAGGCAGCCTCCAGGAATCGCGTAGCAAGGGAGCGGTGATGTACGGCGCCGGCGTGCAGATCAATCCGTTGGCTAATTGGAGCGTAGATATCGGCTATGAAGGCTCCCGGGTCGATCTGGGTGGCAGTAAGCACAGCATCAACGGCTTCAACCTGGGCGTTGGCTACCGTTTCTAA